Proteins from a single region of Nocardiopsis dassonvillei subsp. dassonvillei DSM 43111:
- a CDS encoding LacI family DNA-binding transcriptional regulator, with protein MTAVRGSTGRPTISDVAALAGVSVSAVSKVVNNKGRIAEPTRRRVLDAVEKLQWSPSAAAVALRGARTRAIGMVSRRSPDLLSYDPHFGVLISGIERELAPLDYGLLLHIVGEEEDAERRAYRRLAEERRVDGVILTESLVRDPRFDLLRRLGLPSVLIGMPWRDDPVASVLAPDQERGLVEAVRHLASLGHRRVAYVCGPEDRVHTGFRRRIVEEQVRRHGLSAVVLTVPDFTTEGAAAATDEALSAAERPTAILFANDMMAIAGISAARRRGLEVPRDLSVVGHDGLPLGALVQPRLTTVGHDLVGLGRAAALTLVAALDGVPADVPAIAPPGLVVRESTAPPGA; from the coding sequence TCTCGGCCGTGTCGAAGGTGGTCAACAACAAGGGCCGCATCGCCGAGCCCACCCGCCGGCGGGTCCTCGACGCCGTGGAGAAGCTCCAGTGGTCGCCCTCGGCCGCGGCCGTGGCCCTGCGCGGGGCCCGCACCCGGGCCATCGGCATGGTCTCGCGCCGCTCCCCCGACCTGCTGTCCTACGACCCGCACTTCGGCGTGCTGATCTCGGGCATCGAGCGCGAACTCGCCCCCCTGGACTACGGTCTGCTGCTGCACATCGTGGGCGAGGAGGAGGACGCCGAACGGCGCGCCTACCGGCGTCTGGCCGAGGAGCGCCGGGTGGACGGAGTCATCCTCACCGAGAGCCTGGTCCGCGACCCCCGGTTCGACCTGCTGCGGAGGCTCGGGCTCCCCTCGGTGCTGATCGGCATGCCCTGGCGCGACGACCCGGTCGCCTCGGTGCTCGCCCCCGACCAGGAGCGGGGGCTGGTCGAGGCGGTCCGGCACCTGGCCTCGCTGGGGCACCGGCGGGTGGCCTACGTGTGCGGCCCCGAGGACCGCGTGCACACCGGGTTCCGCCGCCGGATCGTGGAGGAGCAGGTGCGGCGGCACGGGCTGTCCGCCGTCGTGCTGACGGTCCCCGACTTCACCACCGAGGGGGCGGCCGCGGCCACCGACGAGGCGCTGTCGGCGGCCGAGCGGCCCACCGCGATCCTGTTCGCCAACGACATGATGGCGATCGCCGGGATCAGCGCCGCGCGCAGGCGGGGGCTGGAGGTGCCCCGGGACCTGTCCGTCGTCGGCCACGACGGCCTGCCCCTGGGCGCGCTCGTACAGCCTCGGCTGACCACGGTCGGCCACGACCTGGTGGGGCTCGGGCGGGCCGCCGCGCTGACGCTCGTGGCCGCGCTGGACGGGGTGCCGGCCGACGTGCCCGCGATCGCCCCTCCCGGGCTGGTCGTGCGCGAGTCCACGGCGCCGCCCGGAGCCTGA